One Dromiciops gliroides isolate mDroGli1 chromosome 3, mDroGli1.pri, whole genome shotgun sequence DNA segment encodes these proteins:
- the LOC122747767 gene encoding basic proline-rich protein-like has product MMGNVNSALWVCSFRLGVPAESVLGPLKAPSPQLGIPWAKICDDYPQGSRPSFRDVGFSECDALGSPFTALPFSKSARLGSSAPSHSARRAPARPSSEHPGVARLGAPWLGAPRLGAPWPGAPCPGAARLGAPRPGAPRRGLARSAPARRGPAQSAPARPGSERPGSEPGATRRGLARSAPARPGPERPGAARPGAPRRGPARSALARSALARSATARRSSAQSATARPGSERPGSERPGSERPGPERPGSERPGSAWPGSERPGAARPGPARPGPVRPGPERPGPERPSPERPGLVRPAPAQLGSERPSPEHPGVARPGPARHGAPRPGAPWPGAARLGAPQPGAPRCGPGRSAPGRSGPARPGTARHGPTRPGPARRGPARPGTARHGPARRGPERPGSERPGPERPGLAQLGSERPSLERPSPARPGAPRLGAPRLRAPRPGAPCPGAARPGAPRLGAPQPGPARSALARRALPRRSSARSALARSALARPGPARPGTARPGPARPGTARRGPARRGPAQSAPARSALSRSAPAQSAPARSALAWRSSARSAPAWSAPARPGSERPAPAQLGSERPGPERPGPARPGPTRHGPARSGPARPSTARHGPARSAPARHGPERPGPTRPGPARPGAARHGTARHGPTRPGSARPGPARHGTARPGPERPGSERPGPERPGLAQLGSERPGPERPGSERPGPERPGLAQLGSERPSPERPSPARLGAPWPGAPCPGAARLGAPWPGAPRRGPGRSAPGRSAPARHGPARHGTARRGPARRGLARLGSARHGTARHGPARSGPARPGSERPGSERPGPERPGLAQLGSERPGPERPGAARVGAPRVGAPRPSTARPDTARPDTARPDTARPGAAWPGSARHGTARHGPARPGTARPGAAWLGAPRPGAPCPGAPRLGAPRPGAPWPGAARLGAPQPGAPQPGPARSALARRALPRHSSARSAPARSAQAWLGLARPGTERPGPERPGSERPGAARPGAPRLGAPRLGAPWLGAPRPGAPRPGAPWPGAARLGAPQPGAPQPAPARSAQAWLGPARPGTERRPGAPRRGPAWSALARSAPARRGPARSAPPS; this is encoded by the exons ACTGCATTGCCTTTTTCCAAATCGGCCCGGCTCGGCTCGAGCGCCCCGTCTCA CTCGGCTCGGCGCGCCCCGGCGCGGCCCAGCTCGGAGCACCCTGGCGTGGCCCGGCTCGGAGCGCCCTGGCTTGGAGCGCCCCGGCTCGGAGCGCCCTGGCCCGGCGCGCCCTGCCCCGGCGCGGCTCGGCTCGGAGCTCCCCGGCCCGGAGCACCCCGGCGCGGCCTGGCTCGGAGCGCCCCGGCTCGGCGTGGCCCGGCTCAGAGCGCCCCGGCGCGGCCTGGCTCGGAGCGCCCCGGCTCGGAGCCTGGCGCGACCCGGCGCGGCCTGGCCCGGAGCGCCCCGGCGCGGCCCGGCCCGGAGCGCCCCGGCGCGGCCCGGCCCGGAGCGCCCCGGCGCGGCCCGGCCCGGAGCGCCCTGGCTCGGAGCGCCCTGGCCCGCAGCGCCACGGCCAGGCGCAGCTCGGCCCAGAGCGCCACGGCGCGGCCCGGGTCGGAGCGCCCCGGGTCGGAGCGCCCCGGGTCGGAGCGCCCCGGCCCGGAGCGCCCCGGCTCGGAGCGCCCCGGCTCGGCGTGGCCCGGCTCAGAGCGCCCCGGCGCGGCTCGGCCCGGCCCGGCACGGCCCGGCCCGGTGCGGCCCGGCCCGGAGCGCCCCGGCCCGGAGCGCCCCAGCCCGGAGCGCCCTGGCCTGGTGCGCCCTGCCCCGGCGCAGCTCGGCTCGGAGCGCCCCAGCCCGGAGCACCCAGGCGTGGctcggcccggcccggcccggcacGGAGCGCCCCGGCCCGGAGCGCCCTGGCCCGGCGCGGCTCGGCTCGGAGCGCCCCAGCCCGGAGCGCCCCGGTGCGGCCCGGGTCGGAGCGCCCCGGGTCGGAGCGGCCCGGCGCGgcccggcacggctcggcacggccCGAcgcggcccggcccggcccggcgcGGCCCGGCGCGgcccggcacggctcggcacggccCGGCCCGGCGCGGCCCGGAGCGCCCCGGCTCGGAGCGCCCAGGCCCGGAGCGCCCTGGCCTGGCACAGCTCGGCTCGGAGCGCCCCAGCCTGGAGCGCCccagcccggcccggcccggaGCGCCCCGGCTTGGAGCGCCCCGGCTCAGAGCGCCCCGGCCCGGCGCGCCCTGCCCCGGCGCGGCCCGACCCGGAGCGCCCCGGCTCGGAGCGCCCCAGCCCGGCCCGGCTCGGAGCGCCCTGGCCCGGCGCGCCCTGCCCCGGCGCAGCTCGGCTCGGAGCGCCCTGGCCCGGAGCGCCCTGGCGCGGCCCGGCCCGGCTCGGCCCGGCACGGCACGGCCCGGCCCGGCACGGCCCGGCACGGCCCGGCGCGGCCCGGCCCGGCGCGGCCCGGCTCAGAGCGCCCCGGCCCGGAGCGCCCTGTCCCGGAGCGCCCCGGCTCAGAGCGCCCCGGCCCGGAGCGCCCTGGCCTGGCGCAGCTCGGCTCGGAGCGCCCCAGCCTGGAGCGCCCCAGCCCGGCCCGGCTCGGAGCGCCCTGCCCCGGCACAGCTCGGCTCGGAGCGCCCTGGCCCGGAGCGCCCCGGCCCGGCACGGCCCGGCCCGACACGGCACGGCCCGGCCCGGAGCGGCCCGGCACGGCCCAGCACGGCCCGGCACGGCCCGGCCCGGAGCGCCCCAGCCCGACACGGCCCGGAGCGCCCCGGCCCGAcacggcccggcccggcccggcccggcgcGGCCCGAcacggcacggctcggcacggccCGACGCGGCCCGGCTCGGCACGGCCCGGCCCGGCCAGACACGGCACGGCACGGCCCGGCCCGGAGCGCCCCGGCTCAGAGCGCCCCGGCCCGGAGCGCCCTGGCCTGGCGCAGCTCGGCTCGGAGCGCCCTGGCCCGGAGCGCCCCGGCTCGGAGCGCCCCGGCCCGGAGCGCCCTGGCCTGGCGCAGCTCGGCTCGGAGCGCCCCAGCCCGGAGCGCCCCAGCCCGGCCCGGCTCGGAGCGCCCTGGCCCGGCGCGCCCTGCCCCGGCGCAGCTCGGCTCGGAGCGCCCTGGCCCGGAGCGCCCCGGCGCGGCCCGGGTCGGAGCGCCCCGGGTCGGAGCGCCCCGGCCCGGCACGGCCCGGCCCGACACGGCACGGCCCGGCGCGGCCCGGCCCGGCGCGGCCTGGcccggctcggctcggcacggcACGGCACGGCCCGGCACGGCCCGGCCCGGAGTGGCCCGGCGCGGCCTGGCTCGGAGCGCCCCGGCTCGGAGCGCCCCGGCCCGGAGCGCCCTGGCCTGGCGCAGCTCGGCTCGGAGCGCCCTGGCCCGGAGCGCCCCGGCGCGGCCCGGGTCGGAGCGCCCCGGGTCGGAGCGCCCCGGCCCAGCACGGCCCGGCCCGACACGGCACGGCCCGACACGGCCCGGCCCGACACGGCCCGGCCCGGCGCGGCCTGGcccggctcggctcggcacggcACGGCACGGCACGGCCCGGCACGGCCCGGCACGGCCCGGCCCGGCGCGGCCTGGCTCGGAGCGCCCCGGCCCGGAGCGCCCTGTCCCGGAGCGCCCCGGCTCGGAGCGCCCCGGCCCGGAGCGCCCTGGCCTGGCGCAGCTCGGCTCGGAGCGCCCCAGCCTGGAGCGCCCCAGCCCGGCCCGGCTCGGAGCGCCCTGGCCCGGCGCGCCCTGCCCCGGCACAGCTCGGCTCGGAGCGCCCCAGCCCGGAGCGCCCAGGCGTGGCTCGGCCTGGCCCGGCCCGGCACGGAGCGCCCCGGCCCGGAGCGCCCCGGCTCGGAGCGCCCCGGCGCGGCCCGGCCCGGAGCGCCCCGGCTCGGAGCGCCCCGGCTCGGAGCGCCCTGGCTCGGAGCGCCCCGGCCCGGAGCGCCCCGGCCCGGAGCGCCCTGGCCTGGCGCAGCTCGGCTCGGAGCGCCCCAGCCTGGAGCGCCCCAGCCCGCCCCAGCCCGGAGCGCCCAGGCGTGGctcggcccggcccggcccggcacGGAGCGGCGCCCCGGCGCGCCCCGGCGCGGCCCGGCTTGGAGCGCCCTGGCTCGGAGCGCCCCGGCCCGGCGCGGCCCGGCCCGGAGCGCCCCTCcctcctag